The proteins below are encoded in one region of Deltaproteobacteria bacterium:
- a CDS encoding MotA/TolQ/ExbB proton channel family protein, producing the protein MQALLEMLKTGGAVMVVTKLIILAGSIAAVIIGIERALFLRGFSAKARELHEQIVRALLRGEASIALHETDRSHIATVALYRAAFDRANRQDRIADAVDRARREVIQALRAPLWVLGTLGATMPFVGLFGTVVGILGSFRQIGMTGQSGFAVVAPAISEALITTAGGIAVAVEAVILFNVFQARISKEAFDLTLRADELTEVVIDHAADISAAMQAPRPAHAPQPETRAAIAQSHA; encoded by the coding sequence ATGCAAGCATTGCTCGAGATGCTGAAGACCGGCGGCGCGGTGATGGTCGTCACCAAGCTGATCATCCTGGCCGGGTCGATAGCGGCGGTGATCATCGGCATCGAACGCGCCCTCTTCCTGCGCGGGTTCTCGGCGAAGGCGCGCGAGCTGCACGAGCAGATCGTGCGGGCCCTGCTCCGCGGGGAAGCCTCCATCGCGCTCCATGAGACCGATCGATCGCACATCGCCACCGTGGCGCTCTACCGGGCCGCCTTCGACCGCGCGAACCGGCAGGATCGGATCGCGGACGCCGTCGACCGGGCCCGCCGCGAGGTGATTCAGGCGCTCCGCGCTCCCTTGTGGGTCCTCGGGACGCTCGGGGCGACGATGCCCTTCGTCGGTCTGTTCGGCACGGTCGTCGGCATCCTGGGGTCGTTCCGGCAGATCGGGATGACGGGACAGAGCGGCTTCGCCGTGGTGGCGCCGGCCATCTCGGAGGCGCTGATCACCACCGCCGGCGGCATCGCGGTGGCGGTCGAGGCAGTGATCCTCTTCAACGTCTTCCAGGCCCGCATCTCGAAGGAGGCGTTCGACCTCACCCTGCGCGCCGATGAGCTGACGGAAGTGGTGATCGACCACGCCGCGGACATCTCGGCCGCGATGCAAGCTCCTCGCCCGGCCCACGCGCCCCAGCCGGAGACGCGCGCGGCCATCGCCCAGAGTCACGCCTGA
- a CDS encoding purine-nucleoside phosphorylase, producing the protein MPSWTELALDCARVARKGLRLPETESPVAVVLGSGLGAFADALTDARALPFAELPGFPPATVPGHKGRMVYGKLAPTSILVLQGRIHGYEGHDAATVALPARVLGALGVRALIVTNAAGSCNPSFAPGDLMRITDHINFTGRNPLTGANEERLGPRFPDLTHAYDARLATALEEAARSVGQTLRAGVYLQMNGPSYETAAEVRMARTLGADAVGMSTVPEVIAAAHMGVPVAGISCITNLAAGISQHPLTHQEVVEVARAAEGKFIDLLCAFVPRAFAAVPARGALR; encoded by the coding sequence ATGCCCTCGTGGACCGAGCTGGCCCTCGACTGCGCCCGCGTCGCGCGGAAGGGGCTCCGCCTGCCCGAAACAGAGTCGCCGGTCGCTGTCGTGCTCGGATCGGGACTTGGGGCATTCGCCGACGCTCTCACGGACGCCCGGGCGCTGCCGTTCGCCGAACTCCCTGGATTTCCGCCGGCGACCGTCCCCGGCCACAAGGGCCGGATGGTGTATGGAAAGCTCGCACCGACTTCGATCCTCGTCCTCCAAGGGCGCATCCACGGGTACGAAGGGCATGACGCCGCAACGGTCGCGCTCCCGGCGCGGGTGCTCGGCGCACTCGGGGTGCGCGCGCTGATCGTCACCAACGCGGCGGGCAGCTGCAATCCGTCGTTCGCCCCGGGTGATCTGATGCGCATCACCGATCACATCAACTTCACCGGCCGCAACCCGCTCACCGGCGCAAACGAAGAGCGGCTCGGTCCCCGATTTCCCGACCTCACCCATGCCTACGATGCGCGGCTGGCGACCGCGCTGGAGGAGGCCGCCCGCAGCGTCGGGCAGACCCTGCGCGCCGGCGTCTATCTCCAGATGAACGGCCCAAGCTACGAGACGGCTGCCGAGGTGCGCATGGCCCGGACGCTCGGCGCGGACGCAGTCGGTATGAGCACCGTTCCGGAGGTGATCGCGGCCGCCCACATGGGTGTTCCAGTGGCTGGCATCTCCTGCATCACCAATCTCGCCGCGGGCATCTCGCAGCACCCATTGACGCACCAGGAAGTGGTGGAGGTGGCGCGCGCGGCGGAGGGCAAGTTCATCGATCTTCTCTGCGCCTTCGTTCCCCGCGCTTTCGCGGCCGTCCCCGCGCGCGGCGCGCTGCGATGA
- a CDS encoding cytidine deaminase: protein MLRSVKGAHSRLPALLRAATRARLRAYAPYSGFQVGAAVLAGGRIFAAGNLENSSYPLSVCAERNAVAMAVAGGFGSIDAVAVVAGQGRPAPPCGGCRQVLAEFCAPGTPVIYAASGGRSVTTTLAGLLPDAFGPADLVPPRARRRSP, encoded by the coding sequence ATGCTTCGCTCCGTGAAAGGAGCGCATTCCCGGCTGCCGGCGCTGCTGCGGGCCGCAACACGCGCGCGACTGCGGGCCTACGCGCCGTATTCCGGGTTCCAGGTCGGCGCCGCCGTCCTGGCGGGTGGCCGGATCTTCGCCGCCGGCAACCTGGAGAACAGCTCGTATCCACTTTCCGTCTGCGCCGAGCGCAACGCGGTGGCCATGGCGGTGGCCGGGGGGTTCGGCAGCATCGACGCGGTTGCGGTCGTCGCCGGCCAAGGACGGCCCGCGCCGCCCTGCGGCGGCTGCCGCCAGGTGCTCGCCGAGTTCTGCGCCCCTGGAACACCGGTGATTTACGCCGCAAGTGGCGGCCGCAGCGTCACCACAACCCTCGCCGGCCTCCTCCCCGACGCGTTCGGACCCGCGGACCTCGTTCCCCCACGTGCAAGGCGTCGCTCGCCTTGA
- the ribF gene encoding riboflavin biosynthesis protein RibF: MRIHPGLAAATGALKGSAVAIGNFDGVHLGHQALFAVARRDARGPACALTFEPHPARLLAPAYAPPLICERPRKRELIAACGITDLVEQPFDADFAATPPLRFVEMVVATGVAEVVVGHDFTYGKARAGTADTLRDSLAGRGVRLHVVPPVAVNGLVCSSTKVREFVLEGRVEAANMLLGRPFDLDGDVVRGVGRGRKLGWPTANIRTTNELLPAVGVYAVRARLLDQQGTAIPGAANLGLNPTFRPDVALAGAAGQPPLSLEVHLLDFAHDIYGRRLRVEFVHRLREERRFPGIEALKAQITQDVMQARRLLGV; this comes from the coding sequence ATGCGCATCCACCCCGGGCTGGCGGCGGCGACCGGCGCGCTCAAAGGCAGCGCGGTGGCGATCGGCAACTTCGACGGCGTCCATCTCGGGCACCAGGCGCTGTTTGCGGTAGCGCGGCGCGACGCGCGGGGTCCGGCCTGCGCGCTGACGTTCGAGCCGCACCCGGCGCGGCTGCTTGCGCCCGCCTACGCGCCGCCACTCATCTGCGAGAGGCCGCGCAAGCGAGAGCTGATCGCAGCCTGCGGCATCACCGATCTCGTCGAGCAGCCGTTCGACGCGGATTTCGCGGCCACGCCGCCGCTTCGGTTCGTGGAGATGGTCGTCGCCACCGGCGTCGCCGAAGTCGTCGTCGGCCACGACTTCACCTATGGGAAGGCGCGCGCCGGAACGGCCGACACGCTGCGCGATTCCCTCGCCGGGCGCGGCGTCCGCCTCCACGTGGTGCCGCCGGTGGCGGTCAACGGCCTCGTCTGCTCGAGCACCAAGGTGCGCGAGTTCGTGCTCGAAGGACGCGTCGAGGCTGCAAACATGCTGCTCGGACGCCCCTTCGATCTGGACGGCGACGTGGTTCGCGGCGTTGGCCGCGGCCGGAAGCTGGGCTGGCCCACCGCGAACATCCGCACGACCAACGAGCTTCTTCCGGCAGTGGGCGTGTACGCGGTGCGCGCGCGGCTGCTCGATCAGCAGGGTACCGCCATCCCCGGGGCGGCGAACCTCGGACTCAATCCCACGTTTCGTCCCGATGTCGCACTGGCCGGCGCCGCGGGGCAGCCGCCGCTGTCGCTGGAAGTCCACCTGCTCGACTTCGCGCACGACATCTATGGACGGCGGTTGCGCGTGGAGTTCGTGCACCGGCTCCGCGAGGAGCGGCGGTTCCCGGGAATCGAGGCGTTGAAGGCGCAGATAACGCAGGACGTCATGCAGGCTCGGAGACTGCTCGGCGTGTAG